In one Leptospira fletcheri genomic region, the following are encoded:
- a CDS encoding MarR family winged helix-turn-helix transcriptional regulator, producing the protein MSKDEVFGFDKAEDSPGFLLWQVSNLWQREIRKILEPLDLTHAQFVVLAVTYWLECSGVETTQIRISDQAKTDPMSTSTALRTLEGKKMVSRFAHDSDTRAKLVRVTSEGKNLLKVAVQKVEAFDERFFAPLGNRRKDFLKGLQGLCDV; encoded by the coding sequence ATGTCAAAGGATGAAGTTTTTGGATTCGATAAAGCCGAGGATAGCCCCGGCTTTTTGCTTTGGCAGGTTTCCAATCTTTGGCAGAGGGAGATCCGAAAAATACTGGAGCCTTTGGATCTCACTCATGCACAGTTCGTGGTTTTGGCGGTCACATATTGGTTGGAATGTTCGGGGGTGGAAACCACTCAAATCAGAATTTCCGACCAGGCAAAGACGGACCCGATGAGCACTTCCACTGCGCTCCGGACTCTAGAAGGAAAGAAAATGGTCAGTCGGTTCGCCCATGATTCGGATACCAGAGCTAAGCTGGTACGAGTCACTTCGGAAGGGAAAAATTTATTGAAGGTTGCCGTACAGAAAGTCGAGGCATTTGACGAACGTTTTTTTGCACCTTTAGGAAATCGTCGCAAAGATTTCCTAAAGGGATTGCAAGGCCTTTGCGACGTCTGA
- a CDS encoding SRPBCC family protein, giving the protein MWEFKYDTKVDGVSAEELWKARADVANWPKWDEGLLWTKIEGPVVVGTVFDLKPKDGPKVKVRITEAESPFILGDETSLPGAKMKFLHFFRDVKGGTEVKVELSIRGPLGFLWKKIIGEEQARNMETEIRTFADFVKKAKK; this is encoded by the coding sequence ATGTGGGAATTCAAGTATGATACGAAAGTGGACGGGGTATCTGCGGAGGAGCTTTGGAAGGCCAGGGCGGACGTGGCAAATTGGCCCAAGTGGGATGAGGGCCTACTTTGGACTAAGATCGAAGGCCCTGTGGTCGTTGGAACGGTATTCGATCTGAAGCCAAAGGATGGACCCAAAGTAAAAGTGAGGATTACGGAAGCGGAATCTCCTTTTATCCTCGGAGACGAAACCAGTTTGCCGGGGGCCAAAATGAAGTTTCTACATTTCTTCCGGGATGTAAAAGGCGGAACAGAAGTAAAAGTGGAATTGAGCATTCGGGGACCGTTAGGTTTTCTGTGGAAGAAGATCATCGGAGAGGAGCAGGCGAGGAATATGGAGACGGAGATCCGTACGTTTGCCGATTTCGTAAAGAAGGCCAAGAAATGA
- a CDS encoding LIC12353 family lipoprotein codes for MKKRISRISCSAPLLCILLFSNGCGDRLRGKPTPAIPEIAGFYVSDQSLNWSKENRLKIQTLWIRKNAREELEFVNKTLVRLQFRLSENREEIKLRSGKLVTSGHELLFFESIFKELNRLYSGKNTSDPKHWDVKSFGPFVKVKEVGHILTDASGRSAEISANMNVIRFSDGESYRRIGSPLIGRINVNLGRSRKNFDNETAGVLFYELSPEMYPGKEGRKYVLGFFSTTDDLSVDMPVIVGNIPGTVAEVFEHLAVVEIQPKTGVSPSPLDPILLVGSVDQKAASQKQGAEELIRRLKQDPNVSKEELIRELEKIKNK; via the coding sequence ATGAAAAAAAGGATTTCCCGAATTTCTTGTTCTGCTCCGCTCCTATGTATCTTACTTTTCTCGAACGGCTGCGGAGATCGTTTACGCGGAAAGCCGACTCCTGCCATTCCGGAAATCGCGGGTTTTTATGTGAGCGATCAATCGCTTAATTGGAGTAAAGAAAACCGCCTCAAAATCCAGACGCTTTGGATTCGGAAAAACGCAAGAGAGGAATTGGAGTTCGTAAATAAAACCCTCGTTCGACTGCAATTTAGACTGAGCGAAAATAGGGAAGAAATCAAGCTGAGATCCGGCAAACTGGTCACGAGCGGTCATGAATTATTATTCTTCGAATCTATATTCAAAGAATTGAATAGACTTTATTCGGGAAAAAACACCAGCGACCCGAAACATTGGGACGTCAAATCCTTCGGCCCTTTTGTCAAAGTCAAGGAAGTCGGACATATCCTGACGGATGCTTCGGGAAGGAGCGCCGAGATTTCCGCAAACATGAACGTCATTCGGTTTTCCGACGGGGAATCGTACAGGAGGATAGGTTCTCCTTTAATCGGAAGAATCAACGTCAATCTGGGAAGAAGCAGAAAGAATTTCGACAACGAGACCGCCGGAGTCCTATTTTACGAACTTTCCCCGGAAATGTATCCCGGAAAAGAAGGGCGAAAATACGTGCTCGGATTTTTCTCCACGACGGACGACCTTTCCGTAGATATGCCGGTAATCGTCGGAAACATTCCGGGAACCGTAGCGGAAGTTTTCGAACATTTAGCAGTGGTGGAAATCCAACCGAAAACCGGTGTCTCCCCCTCTCCTTTAGATCCGATCCTTTTGGTCGGATCCGTGGATCAAAAGGCTGCCTCACAAAAACAAGGAGCGGAAGAATTGATCCGCAGATTAAAGCAGGATCCGAACGTCTCTAAAGAAGAACTGATCCGTGAATTGGAAAAGATCAAGAACAAATAA
- a CDS encoding EVE domain-containing protein, with translation MNRYWIVVASRDHAQNGKENGIIQACHGKKGPLARMRQGDWVLVYSSKEKFGEKEFCRKFTAIGRIKDDEVFSFPMSADFIPFRRKVSFLPSQDAEILPLVQDLDFIRNKKSWGFPFRFGILEIGSTDFERIAERMGADVKG, from the coding sequence ATGAATCGCTATTGGATCGTAGTGGCCTCTCGGGATCACGCGCAAAACGGGAAGGAAAACGGAATCATTCAGGCTTGCCACGGGAAAAAGGGGCCTCTTGCGCGCATGAGGCAGGGAGATTGGGTTCTGGTATATTCCTCCAAAGAAAAATTTGGGGAAAAGGAATTTTGTCGGAAATTTACCGCGATCGGAAGGATCAAGGACGACGAGGTGTTTTCGTTTCCTATGAGTGCGGACTTCATTCCGTTTCGGAGAAAGGTTTCTTTTCTTCCTTCGCAGGATGCGGAGATACTTCCTCTTGTCCAGGATTTGGATTTTATTCGAAATAAAAAATCCTGGGGTTTTCCTTTCCGTTTCGGAATCTTGGAAATCGGATCGACGGATTTCGAAAGGATTGCCGAGCGGATGGGTGCAGATGTCAAAGGATGA